The Zalophus californianus isolate mZalCal1 chromosome 8, mZalCal1.pri.v2, whole genome shotgun sequence genome has a segment encoding these proteins:
- the UBOX5 gene encoding RING finger protein 37 isoform X3 — protein MVINLCLPQFRPRIYCNKISADGYEVENLISEDLTKRSHGFRTEYFIKPPVYVTVSFPFSVEICRINIDLTAGGGQNVTGLEMYTSASSSRASWNAPECRTPGAAEPSIPDKEAFTLVGKVLLKNQSQVVFSHRGFKARPPFGPMEATLPSPAVVAQELWNKGALCLSHVAHLKICITHVTGSGIPCIKRLEVWGQPAKTCSQEVIDSVLLLASESLPQDLALQAPALPMESDCDPAGLSEGQQAPSSLRELAEVIRDVPEEFLDPITLEIMPCPMLLPSGKVIDQSTLEKCNRSEAAWGRVPSDPFTGVAFTPHSQPLPHPSLKARIDHFLLQHSIPGCHLLGRAQTALAVTPSSIALPSRKRKMEHAEHAPDGSLGISASCFSTTSLLVSPTTSEHPAKKMKAASELGLTHMDCSTEQPGSVPGPECASCKRVFSPYFKKEPVYQLPCGHLLCRPCLGEKQRSLPVACATCRRPFASQDVLRVHF, from the exons ATATCAGCTGATGGTTATGAAGTAGAAAATCTCATCTCTGAAGACCTCACAAAGAGAAGTCATGGTTTTAGGACAGAGTATTTCATTAAGCCACCAGTCTATGTGACAGTTTCCTTTCCCTTCAGTGTGGAAATCTGTAGGATTAACATAGACCTCACAGCTGGGGGAGGCCAGAATGTCACAGGCCTGGAAATGTACACGTCCGCCTCATCCAGCAGAGCATCTTGGAATGCCCCCGAGTGCCGGACCCCGGGCGCAGCCGAGCCATCCATCCCGGACAAGGAGGCATTCACCTTGGTAGGCAAAGTCTTACTGAAAAACCAGAGCCAAGTGGTGTTTAGTCACAGGGGCTTCAAGGCCAGGCCACCTTTTGGTCCAATGGAAGCCACACTCCCCTCTCCCGCTGTTGTGGCACAGGAGCTCTGGAATAAAGGGGCTCTTTGTCTTAGCCACGTGGCCCATCTCAAGATCTGTATCACCCATGTGACAGGCAGCGGTATCCCTTGCATCAAACGGTTGGAAGTGTGGGGTCAGCCAGCTAAAACCTGCTCTCAGGAGGTGATAGACAGTGTCCTGCTGCTTGCCTCCGAGAGCCTCCCTCAGGACTTGGCTCTGCAGGCTCCCGCCTTGCCCATGGAGAGTGACTGCGATCCTGCAGGCCTGTCTGAGGGCCAGCAGGCCCCCTCCAGCCTGCGGGAGCTAGCCGAGGTAATTCGGGATGTGCCTGAGGAGTTCCTGGATCCCATCACCCTGGAGATCATGCCTTGCCCCATGCTGCTGCCCTCGGGCAAGGTCATCGACCAGAGCACACTGGAGAAGTGTAACCGCAGCGAAGCTGCGTGGGGCCGAGTGCCCAGCGACCCTTTCACGGGGGTGGCCTTTACTCCGcactcccagcccctgcctcaccCCTCCCTGAAGGCCCGGATTGACCATTTCCTGCTCCAGCACTCCATTCCTGGCTGCCATCTGCTCGGGAGAGCACAGACTGCGTTGGCAGTGACCCCCTCTTCCATTGCTTTGCCCTCTCGGAAAAGGAAGATGGAGCACGCTGAACACGCCCCAGACGGTAGCCTCGGTATCAGTGCTTCCTGTTTCTCTACCACAAGCCTTCTGGTCTCACCCACTACCTCAGAGCACCCCGCTAAGAAAATGAAAGCTGCCAGTGAGCTGGGGCTGACGCACATGGACTGCTCAACAG AGCAGCCTGGGAGCGTCCCGGGCCCCGAGTGCGCCTCCTGCAAAAGAGTGTTTTCTCCCTACTTCAAAAAGGAGCCGGTGTACCAGCTTCCCTGCGGCCACCTCCTGTGCCGGCCGTGCCTGGGCGAGAAGCAGCGCTCCCTGCCCGTGGCCTGTGCCACCTGCCGGCGGCCGTTTGCCAGCCAGGACGTGCTGCGGGTCCACTTCTGA
- the UBOX5 gene encoding RING finger protein 37 isoform X1, with amino-acid sequence MVINLCLPQFRPRIYCNKISADGYEVENLISEDLTKRSHGFRTEYFIKPPVYVTVSFPFSVEICRINIDLTAGGGQNVTGLEMYTSASSSRASWNAPECRTPGAAEPSIPDKEAFTLVGKVLLKNQSQVVFSHRGFKARPPFGPMEATLPSPAVVAQELWNKGALCLSHVAHLKICITHVTGSGIPCIKRLEVWGQPAKTCSQEVIDSVLLLASESLPQDLALQAPALPMESDCDPAGLSEGQQAPSSLRELAEVIRDVPEEFLDPITLEIMPCPMLLPSGKVIDQSTLEKCNRSEAAWGRVPSDPFTGVAFTPHSQPLPHPSLKARIDHFLLQHSIPGCHLLGRAQTALAVTPSSIALPSRKRKMEHAEHAPDGSLGISASCFSTTSLLVSPTTSEHPAKKMKAASELGLTHMDCSTGPVSHEQKLSQSLEVALTSTLGSMPSFTARLARGQLQQLGARESSTSWRPGASSAWERPGPRVRLLQKSVFSLLQKGAGVPASLRPPPVPAVPGREAALPARGLCHLPAAVCQPGRAAGPLLSEQPRPKKTRRGESLREWGSGSPEVWPGPQAHRGPFFPRGFPLCFLPQCSTWARVWGGRGHPTPAQVAIG; translated from the exons ATATCAGCTGATGGTTATGAAGTAGAAAATCTCATCTCTGAAGACCTCACAAAGAGAAGTCATGGTTTTAGGACAGAGTATTTCATTAAGCCACCAGTCTATGTGACAGTTTCCTTTCCCTTCAGTGTGGAAATCTGTAGGATTAACATAGACCTCACAGCTGGGGGAGGCCAGAATGTCACAGGCCTGGAAATGTACACGTCCGCCTCATCCAGCAGAGCATCTTGGAATGCCCCCGAGTGCCGGACCCCGGGCGCAGCCGAGCCATCCATCCCGGACAAGGAGGCATTCACCTTGGTAGGCAAAGTCTTACTGAAAAACCAGAGCCAAGTGGTGTTTAGTCACAGGGGCTTCAAGGCCAGGCCACCTTTTGGTCCAATGGAAGCCACACTCCCCTCTCCCGCTGTTGTGGCACAGGAGCTCTGGAATAAAGGGGCTCTTTGTCTTAGCCACGTGGCCCATCTCAAGATCTGTATCACCCATGTGACAGGCAGCGGTATCCCTTGCATCAAACGGTTGGAAGTGTGGGGTCAGCCAGCTAAAACCTGCTCTCAGGAGGTGATAGACAGTGTCCTGCTGCTTGCCTCCGAGAGCCTCCCTCAGGACTTGGCTCTGCAGGCTCCCGCCTTGCCCATGGAGAGTGACTGCGATCCTGCAGGCCTGTCTGAGGGCCAGCAGGCCCCCTCCAGCCTGCGGGAGCTAGCCGAGGTAATTCGGGATGTGCCTGAGGAGTTCCTGGATCCCATCACCCTGGAGATCATGCCTTGCCCCATGCTGCTGCCCTCGGGCAAGGTCATCGACCAGAGCACACTGGAGAAGTGTAACCGCAGCGAAGCTGCGTGGGGCCGAGTGCCCAGCGACCCTTTCACGGGGGTGGCCTTTACTCCGcactcccagcccctgcctcaccCCTCCCTGAAGGCCCGGATTGACCATTTCCTGCTCCAGCACTCCATTCCTGGCTGCCATCTGCTCGGGAGAGCACAGACTGCGTTGGCAGTGACCCCCTCTTCCATTGCTTTGCCCTCTCGGAAAAGGAAGATGGAGCACGCTGAACACGCCCCAGACGGTAGCCTCGGTATCAGTGCTTCCTGTTTCTCTACCACAAGCCTTCTGGTCTCACCCACTACCTCAGAGCACCCCGCTAAGAAAATGAAAGCTGCCAGTGAGCTGGGGCTGACGCACATGGACTGCTCAACAG GTCCGGTGTCCCATGAGCAGAAGCTGTCACAAAGCTTGGAAGTTGCCTTGACGTCGACCCTTGGCTCCATGCCCTCCTTCACAGCTCGGCTGGCCAGGGGGCAGCTCCAGCAGCTGGGCGCGAGAGAAAGCAGCACCTCCTGGAGGCCAGGCGCCAGCTCGG CCTGGGAGCGTCCCGGGCCCCGAGTGCGCCTCCTGCAAAAGAGTGTTTTCTCCCTACTTCAAAAAGGAGCCGGTGTACCAGCTTCCCTGCGGCCACCTCCTGTGCCGGCCGTGCCTGGGCGAGAAGCAGCGCTCCCTGCCCGTGGCCTGTGCCACCTGCCGGCGGCCGTTTGCCAGCCAGGACGTGCTGCGGGTCCACTTCTGAGTGAGCAGCCTCGGCCCAAGAAGACCCGTCGAGGGGAGTCGCTGAGAGAGTGGGGGTCAGGATCCCCTGAGGTCTGGCCAGGGCCCCAAGCACACAGGGGCCCTTTCTTCCCCAGGGGCTTTCCCCTTTGTTTCCTTCCACAGTGTAGCACATGGGCCAGAgtatggggtgggagggggcaccCCACTCCTGCTCAAGTGGCAATAGGATAA
- the UBOX5 gene encoding RING finger protein 37 isoform X2 → MVINLCLPQFRPRIYCNKISADGYEVENLISEDLTKRSHGFRTEYFIKPPVYVTVSFPFSVEICRINIDLTAGGGQNVTGLEMYTSASSSRASWNAPECRTPGAAEPSIPDKEAFTLVGKVLLKNQSQVVFSHRGFKARPPFGPMEATLPSPAVVAQELWNKGALCLSHVAHLKICITHVTGSGIPCIKRLEVWGQPAKTCSQEVIDSVLLLASESLPQDLALQAPALPMESDCDPAGLSEGQQAPSSLRELAEVIRDVPEEFLDPITLEIMPCPMLLPSGKVIDQSTLEKCNRSEAAWGRVPSDPFTGVAFTPHSQPLPHPSLKARIDHFLLQHSIPGCHLLGRAQTALAVTPSSIALPSRKRKMEHAEHAPDGSLGISASCFSTTSLLVSPTTSEHPAKKMKAASELGLTHMDCSTGPVSHEQKLSQSLEVALTSTLGSMPSFTARLARGQLQQLGARESSTSWRPGASSEQPGSVPGPECASCKRVFSPYFKKEPVYQLPCGHLLCRPCLGEKQRSLPVACATCRRPFASQDVLRVHF, encoded by the exons ATATCAGCTGATGGTTATGAAGTAGAAAATCTCATCTCTGAAGACCTCACAAAGAGAAGTCATGGTTTTAGGACAGAGTATTTCATTAAGCCACCAGTCTATGTGACAGTTTCCTTTCCCTTCAGTGTGGAAATCTGTAGGATTAACATAGACCTCACAGCTGGGGGAGGCCAGAATGTCACAGGCCTGGAAATGTACACGTCCGCCTCATCCAGCAGAGCATCTTGGAATGCCCCCGAGTGCCGGACCCCGGGCGCAGCCGAGCCATCCATCCCGGACAAGGAGGCATTCACCTTGGTAGGCAAAGTCTTACTGAAAAACCAGAGCCAAGTGGTGTTTAGTCACAGGGGCTTCAAGGCCAGGCCACCTTTTGGTCCAATGGAAGCCACACTCCCCTCTCCCGCTGTTGTGGCACAGGAGCTCTGGAATAAAGGGGCTCTTTGTCTTAGCCACGTGGCCCATCTCAAGATCTGTATCACCCATGTGACAGGCAGCGGTATCCCTTGCATCAAACGGTTGGAAGTGTGGGGTCAGCCAGCTAAAACCTGCTCTCAGGAGGTGATAGACAGTGTCCTGCTGCTTGCCTCCGAGAGCCTCCCTCAGGACTTGGCTCTGCAGGCTCCCGCCTTGCCCATGGAGAGTGACTGCGATCCTGCAGGCCTGTCTGAGGGCCAGCAGGCCCCCTCCAGCCTGCGGGAGCTAGCCGAGGTAATTCGGGATGTGCCTGAGGAGTTCCTGGATCCCATCACCCTGGAGATCATGCCTTGCCCCATGCTGCTGCCCTCGGGCAAGGTCATCGACCAGAGCACACTGGAGAAGTGTAACCGCAGCGAAGCTGCGTGGGGCCGAGTGCCCAGCGACCCTTTCACGGGGGTGGCCTTTACTCCGcactcccagcccctgcctcaccCCTCCCTGAAGGCCCGGATTGACCATTTCCTGCTCCAGCACTCCATTCCTGGCTGCCATCTGCTCGGGAGAGCACAGACTGCGTTGGCAGTGACCCCCTCTTCCATTGCTTTGCCCTCTCGGAAAAGGAAGATGGAGCACGCTGAACACGCCCCAGACGGTAGCCTCGGTATCAGTGCTTCCTGTTTCTCTACCACAAGCCTTCTGGTCTCACCCACTACCTCAGAGCACCCCGCTAAGAAAATGAAAGCTGCCAGTGAGCTGGGGCTGACGCACATGGACTGCTCAACAG GTCCGGTGTCCCATGAGCAGAAGCTGTCACAAAGCTTGGAAGTTGCCTTGACGTCGACCCTTGGCTCCATGCCCTCCTTCACAGCTCGGCTGGCCAGGGGGCAGCTCCAGCAGCTGGGCGCGAGAGAAAGCAGCACCTCCTGGAGGCCAGGCGCCAGCTCGG AGCAGCCTGGGAGCGTCCCGGGCCCCGAGTGCGCCTCCTGCAAAAGAGTGTTTTCTCCCTACTTCAAAAAGGAGCCGGTGTACCAGCTTCCCTGCGGCCACCTCCTGTGCCGGCCGTGCCTGGGCGAGAAGCAGCGCTCCCTGCCCGTGGCCTGTGCCACCTGCCGGCGGCCGTTTGCCAGCCAGGACGTGCTGCGGGTCCACTTCTGA